The Phragmites australis chromosome 1, lpPhrAust1.1, whole genome shotgun sequence genomic interval CATGGTAGCTTGTTTCAGTTGTTAGCTGTGTCTACCTTAGTTTTTACTCCTAACTAGTAAGTGCTAAGGAGCACCCAGGAAAAGGGCTAATAGAACTTTCAGAAAGAGACACGAGAGTGTATTATTACCATTTCCGCTCATTGATTGAGATTGATCTACAGATGTCGAAATAAAAATACCCTGAAGAAAATACACATTGGTCAAATATGGACAGCATGTTTAACTCCAGAAACTTCTTTCAAATAATGAATGCAAATAGAACAACCTGTTGACGAGCCCGCTGAAGCTCTTGCTCTAACTGAGCAAGTTTCAGTTTGCTACTCTCAAGGTTTTGGATGTATGcctgatgaaaaaaaaaaggtgaaaccGCGCAAATTCTACCACAAATGGTGCAACGAAAGATACATAGAAGAAAAGGGGCAAAAGATAGGGTCATAGCCAAACAAATGCTAATTGAATCTACAACCGCAATTACAATAACAAGCTAGGCATGCAATTCTGTGTGGAAAATGGATACATGGGTCTACTAATGGAGCTCAAGTGTAAGAATTATGTAATACTCTGTTTAAATGAAGGTATCACTCAAATGGAGTAGAGTTAAGTGTGATACCACACTACGTGATGAGAGCACAGAATAAATAGAATTTGACAGGAGTGCATATTTCAGTAACATACTAACTCACCTTCTTTCTTAAACGGCTCTTCCTGGCAGCTTCACGATTCTGGGCAAGACGGCGAAGTGTCTGTTTGTAAGAAATATCTTTACTTTCAGTAGTGGATTATCACATGATCAAAGCatcatatatatagtgataaGAGTACCTTCTGATCTAGTTTGTCCCTTGATTTGTCACTAGAATCAGAAGCTGTTGGGCCAGCAAGCAGTCCTTGTTCAAACTGACAGGCAGATAATCGGTAAACCAATATGCTTCAGTATAAACTGATCAATGTTACTAAAAGATGAGCATACATACAATGAAGCATTTGTTCCAACAAAAACTACAGTAACTGTGTTAATAGGAAGCGTAATTCAATTGATTACTTGGTTAAGGATGATGAATATATGCCAAGCTTCCAAATGTGCAAAGAATGTTCCAACTAGGCACTGGAGGGTGGGGTACTGGCATATGCAATGGCTTTATCTAATGCACCATCAATATTATTTGTGCTACCTTAATGCCTAGAATGCGTTCAGGGCAGTTATGCAAATGTATGATATTGAAATATCAAAACATGTAGGTTCCaaattcaaacaattatttataaACACCTCACAAACCTCTAAAACCTGAGTATGAACAGCTCTGCAAAATCAAGCATGTCATGAACATCGCAACAAAACAGACGGACAAAGCAGTGAGCTGAGAATGGTAGGTACCATCTGATTCCTCTCATCAGTGTCTGGATCTGTTGATGTGTCAGTCCTGGGACTATCAGCCATAGCTGACTCTCCCCAGTTCTCAATGTTCCTAGTTGGTAAAGCCACCAGATTTAGTTGTGCTCCCGTTTGCTGTGCTAGTGTCTGAGGGTCAGttcttgctgctgctgtagtATTTATATGAGACGCAGAGATTGGCTACAAAGAGGAAAGCAAATCTGCATCAACTCCTGATATAGATGGAACATCACTTAATTAACTGGCGTTTGCTCTGTGACCAGAAATTTCCTGCATACCTTTCCGTGACTTCCAAACTGAAGAGGATCGTTGTTAATTATATGAGTATTTGGCTTCAGATTGAACAAAGTGTCTGAATATCAGAAAATAAAGCAGAATCAGTAAAACTACGGGCAATCACACAAAAAATTTAGTAGGTCATGCACATCCATAGAACTACTCCACTGTCTGTATGAAAGGGATTGCAATTGTCTACAGCCAAAAAACTTTAAGCACAAGTCCACTCACCAAAAATGTGGAAAATTCACAAGTAAAGatacagggggggggggggggggagctctcCTATTTATCCAACCCACTTTAATGTTTTAACCCGTTATGACATTTTCATGATACTGTTCAAATAAAGATAGCCAAGATACCTTCTACTCAGCAAGTAGAGCATGCATCAATTGAGCTTACGAGTGTGGCAGCACACAGTCGCAATGCTTGCAAAGGTGATTGTGCTCACGAGTGTGGCAGCACACAGTGGCAATGCTTGCAAAGGCTTACAGGTACAgattgtgtgtgtggggggggggggggggcagataCAGATTGTCATCCCAGTTTTATAGCTTACAGGTACAACAGCGTAAACAGCAATGATATCCTTTGTAACTTTTGTAAGCAAGCATACAAACAATTGAGCGATGAAGTACAACTAGGTATCAGGATTCAGGAATGGAAGGCCAGATGCATATGAGTATATTAATATTTTCTcaaagcagaaaaaaaaaatacacactaCTCATAATGGAAGACCAACAAAACAGCATATAGAAGAAGTAATTTCTAGCATATTTGATCGGGAACTGAAATACATACTCATACTAAGACTAGCAAGATCTTCTATTCGGAATCCAGCAGACTGTGCAAGCGCCCAAAAGTCAGTAACTCGAGAAGGTTGCATGCTGTTCACATCTGTGTGGCTGAAAAGCATTGTTCAACAAAATTATATACTGGccataaaaaaatgtatttcAGCAGGcacttctcttctctttctttatttttgatGTGTCACATACCAATGTCTTCGCACAATGTCCATTCAGAAACAGTAAATAGAGCAATCTATAaatttctttttggaaaaatcatGTCTGTACAGTCGAAAGATTCATACTTTATATTTTTACCATCGAAAGATAATTTTTATCTTTGTCTTTCCATTTCAGTAATCACACTGTGCCATTCAACATCATTGGTTGCAGACTTGTGCCTATTTACTAACCATCAGAGGGACATGGGTGCAGACCGTAACAGGCAAGAACATAATTTTGATTCAGAACCAGCAGTTTCTTCAGCACACACTGATTGAGACTTGGAACGATCCTGCCAGGAATTATGCAAAGCTCAGCAAAAGTTCATATTTTTCACCCCATACATGGTATTACTCCGTATGAGTCCGATTGTGCATGCGCTGCATATAGCACTCCATATGAGTTGGATTGTGCATGCCCAACCCTTAGAGGCCCCTCTTCTCCTTTCATGAAGATCTGGACCTACCACTGTGATGATCTCCGGCGCCCTGGTTGGGGACACATATATATGTGGTCCAGTGATCAGTGACAACAGGCCAAGCCTCTGACAGTTGACCAGGGGCAATCTGCCAAACTGTTAGTGTAGTGAGTGAGACAGCATGGCAAATCATTGCTCCTTCAGTCCTTACTCTACCAGAGCATAAGACCAACAAAAACTTACTACTGCTAACAAAGTTATCATGTAATGATTACAGTTGAGGGCGCTTGTATAGTTTTTCTGAGCTAGCTCGATTCTCTCTCTTAGTTTGCTTCTATCACGTCCTAATTTTCggatcatgtcattaagcataatcatgcatcataagcatcatgtttatttgttaagCATATGATGAGTGTTTATTATTCTAAATGACGGTTTAACTTTTGTTTAAAGTTATGAAAATACCCGATCGTTGAGTTATCTTTTAGTTTAACCTCCGCTTGCGTTGTGGGTGAATCCATGtaaaatgggttcatcttgTTTTGCAATCGTGGCAcaaaaattcctaaaatttttGTAGCATTAGAGCATCCCATTTGGGATATtaaaatagagagagaaagaaaaggttttACAGCTGAAATGACCTTTTTCTCTTACATTTGGGATCCACCTAACTGGCCCCACCACCTCACCTCTCTCTTTGGGCTGCAGCATCACCTTTCTCCCTCCCCCTCACTCACTcacgtgctccctctctcccaacCAAGCTGCCCAAAGAACAGAAGGGCtgctgctctctccctccctcaagctctctccTCCTAAAATATCTGCCTTCTAGAAGCAAaagcaaggtatgcatgtgttacCATGGTGttccccacctctctagcttcctatccatccaattcgttctcacatgcatgaagatttgagcGTTTCCAAATCGATTTTGTCACTCATCTCCACTGAAATTTTACAGCAGCACCTTGCCTCTCTTCCCCAAGCCATTTTCCCGCCGATTTCTTCTTCAACcgacggtcaccaacctcaaacaagaccttgggtaagtcctttAGGTTTCCCTTGAGATTGCacatttggtttggttggattcGAGTTAGAAGTTGGGGTTGTGAAGTTGCATAGCATGCTCGTTCTTGTTGTTTTATAGCTCATAGGGAGACGTTTGATTGAGCAAGAACTAGTGTTTATGTTTGTTCCAGTGGGTAAAATAGGTTTAGATACTAATTGTTGCATCGCCCTACCTTGTCATTGGTTATGttttgatcctttgtaacccGGGTTATCGTTATGTGCTGTCAAACGTAAAATGAACACGATGTGCTTAAAAGGCTTAGGTCATCGATAGAAGACAAACGGTGGTTTGACGATCGTTCACGAGGTTAGGGCTTTTATTTGTTCACAAAATAACgatgatgttgggatgtatgaattgtgaggatgagacgagatatggacGGTGCTAAAGGTAAATCGGGGGAGGAACCCGGATGTtatagaccgtttgcatcggttaagcaacGTCCgttattgcagttggctctagcattTTCCGTATTTATCACATATCGAGATAATTGTAAGATAAACCAAATACCTTTTGTAGCTGTGACATTTTGGTTTGTTGGCCTATagtgtcgtgggcataataggcttgtagaggtaacgtCGTAAAGATGTTGTGGCTATAATAGGTTTGTAGAGTTATCTAGTTTGTTCGAGTAGTAGTTTTAGCTACCTCTGTAACTTTAGGTGTATCTAGGGTGCTCCGAGAGTAGCCCTAGTGAATCTCCGCACCTATAgatgcatgttcaaatggtcaGAGCTCAATTGAAAAAGGTTGTTACGAGTACTCCTTGTGTGTACTTCATCGGGTAGCATAAGACAAATggttctcgtgtcgtgtggatAAAGATATACCTCCTACATAGTATAAGATTAATTCGAATTATCACGCTCTCGATTATAAGCATGGTTCTATCCATTTatatcaatcgtagagtttcgatgttggGACGTTGTCATGGTATATTGGGAATGGATTGTGATGTTGATGACGAGTTGAGATGGTTCCAATGATATATGTGTTATGTcaatgatctcaggatagaaaGTTGCTTatggttaagtgtagatgctcacaccttAAATCAAATTCTGTTCTGCATATAAAATTCATTTAATCTTTATAGTCGATTCCGTGCTAAGTATCCTCAAATACAttctccttagagtcgggttattattaaacctattatggattaagttttatGAGTATCtacatactcacgctgctttgCTTATCAGGTAAAAAAGAGTCAATGTTCGGCTACTTCACACCCATCGACGTTGGCGACGGGTAAGAGTAATGCTACCTACTCGGGAGATGTCTTCTGGGGTGCTTATGGCCACATATTATTACCCATCTTTGTCGTTCATGTGTTTTTCCGCTACGCAGTGACTCTAACCCACTAGAAGATTAAACTGTCTTTTATCCTTATAGTGTTCgttatgtaaattattgtgaaattataattatttaaaaactTGTAATCTAATTTGAGTACTCATTTTTTATTATGTCGTATGGTGAATCATGGTGTAGAAGTATGTGTTCCAATTTTAAGTATAAAACACATACTAAAACTACTAGAATTGAAttcttattaatatattttgtaaataatcgttataatgattaattaaaatacaatTTAAACGGGTACTCACAGCTCCTTTGTTAATATATTAGTTGAGAGTGCTTATACAGTTTTCTTAGTCTTTTACTTGTCGTTTCTGTTGCTTAAGCCTTTTATACAGTTCctctttgttttttatttgcAGTAGGGGACTCCCTACTGTTTTCCTTTCAAAAAATGTAATGATTACAGCACATGAGGTAAAGGTCTAATCTAATCAGAAAAGCAATCAACTTTTCGCTCGTGGAAAGAAGAGGCAATCAACACTGCAATCCATGCTCTGCCCAGTGCCCCAGTACCATGATCAATTAGCTACTAGTAATCAGCAATCAGGGCTCGTGTCATGAAGAGGCCAGTGAGACAAACAGAGAGCATGCAGAAATGGGCAGGGAGGAGAAACCATCAGGGAATGGAGAAGGGGGCGTGCACGAACAAGTGCGGTGGCGTGGGTACGTACATGGTGGGCTGAGGCGCCCCGAAGCTCGGCATCGCCCGCCCCGCatcttccgccgccgccgccgcccctccttTCCTACTCTCCATCCGCCGCCATCAATGACCATGGAACACCTGGCGCCGTCTCCTCACCCGAACAACCATCTCAAGAAGAAGCAAGGATTCTCTCTCCAAGATGCACCACcgctagcagcagcagcagcaggagcaaaTCAAGAAACCTCAGACAAGTGTCCTGCCAAAGAAGTTTGGAGTTTCGCACGGCCTGATCAGTTCGGCGATTTGACAGGGTTTGTGAGGTGAGGTGGGGGAAGCGGTTGCCTTGAGGAAGCAACCGGTTGTGTCTGGGCGAAGGGAGGAGGAAATGGAGGAGggtccgtccactccaccaGCGCAGGTCAGCAGAGGTTGCCAATGCCTCGAACTGCGGCCATTTTATAATGATTTCTTGGGCTTGTAAGCCTCACTGCCACCGGAGGAGGAGTGACGTTTGGACCAATTACCAATCTCTAGGCGGGAGCCATCCGCTGCTTCCACACACACAGTGGCCAGTGCTGAGGCTCATCCCCAGTCTACCAGCCCTGTTCATGTGTGAAATGTGAAGTGGCAAATCCTCTTGCTATTGTGGTCTGTGAGTTACTTCCCTCTGCAACAGGAGTGTACTAGTAAAAATTAAGCTTCAGTTTTTAGGTGAATTTTTTGGCGCCGGGCTTGCGTGAGTTTATCAAGTGGGTTTAGGATTTATTCTATTGTTACGTAGTTATTATTATTGCTTAGTTAATTGATCTATCTGTTATATTATCATTTTTTATCGTAATTAATAGGCCACAATTTGTGACGAAATAACCACATATTTAGTTACAAGCCTGTGATTCGTGAAACCTTTTAAGGCTATGTGCAACACACGAATTCATAAACTTAGATGTGAGAAATTATAAAACATTAGTGTTCACTTGGCATTTATATATATGCTTAGTGCGTGCAATAGATTTGGTGCAACAAGAGGACCGTGTTGCTGTGTCACCCACAAACGATCAGGAGCTCTGGTTGCAAATTTCTTCGCCTGCATTCATAATTCTCTACTAATCGCCGCACCATTTCCCATGATTTGTTTAATCCTCGTTATCTCTTCAACTAACCACCCTCGGGAGAACCACCATTTTCCAATTCTCTATCATATCTAGCGCTGGCCAAGTTGGCCTGACCGGCCGGTCTGCCACGGTCCGGTTAGGGCATATCTCGTCAGATCCAGTTACATAACAGGTCTAACCATATCGACTGGTGTGCTGAAAGTTCAACCCACGGTATGACTTGTAAGACATTATAAAAGGTTAACTCAGGAATAATTAGTTGATAGGTACACAAGGTGATAGTAGATTGGGACGAACAGGATGACAGAGCCTTGCCTAATCGTGTTGTACCCGAGCCGAGCCATACCTGTGATGTGCCACCTTATTCAGACCGTACCAAGGCCTGGATCAAGACACAACCCAACTTATCATGACGTGTCATATCGTGTTTGGACTGGGGCAAAAGCTCCGTATCTCGTACGAGCCCATTTAACTTGACCCACTTAGCTAGCACTAATCATATCTTTCACGTCACAACAATCTGAATTTCATTTCATATCGCAACCTTGCTAAAAATTGGACTAATCAAACCAACGGCAGCTAGCAAATTATACTCCATAAAGTTCATAGACTTTTTGCAACtacttttttatcttttttccgTTCAAGTGAGTAGTGACTCCCAAAGTAGTGCCATAGATCGAGTTTGgactgccttttttttttcaaaagagtTTTCTGCCACTTCATCATGCATATGAAGCAGCCAATCCCGACCGTCCAATCTTGTGGCTATTGTTCGTAATCCTCATAATCACGAGAACCGGTGGGGCCAGATTTATGACACACGGGGCTGGGTGCGGAATCCGGCCATATCACTCCACCTGGTCTTATTAAAGCTCGGACATGGCCGTGCCATTTCTAAACTCCTCACGGTATGAGTTTTGGCATggtctaaaatatattttaggtaGAGTCGGTACATATGGTACGAATATAAGGGCCGTATAATGTCTAACATCTTGGTACGGTGGGTGTGTTGGTATAGTATGAAAAGTGCACGACACAATCTGTATGCTTATTTTTCTATGCTTATCTTCTAATCTCTCTGATACAAGGCGTGAGACACTAAAAGAGATGTGTGAGCATAAGAGACACAAATATATGATGATAATAGttaaatatataagtattgtCAAGCGACATGAAGCATGAGAGATATAAGTGTGAGATAATAAAAGGTAAATATATAAGCATTGTTAGGTAATATAGAACAGAGTCATACCTGGGCCGACACGGCACAGCGATGACATGGTGTATCGAGGGCCGTGCTTGGACTTTCATGGAGTTGACTCGTGCTAGTATATCATGGCACAATGAACATGCCATCATGCACGACGGGTCGGACCGTGCTGTGTCACATCACTAGGTCTTAGGTTCTCATGTGTAGGAAGGAAATTTTTCACATGTGGATACGTATGCATTGCTTATCACGATCATTTATTTACTTTGAGATTTGTGTTAGAGGGgtggataaaaaaattataggatataagagaaaatcaatagataaataaatatcatgtgAGAGAAATAGACATATATGCACAAATAGATGTGCAGTTGTATTTCCACTCATGCGCAGATCGCAATGTTCTCCAAGCTAAGACCACCCCGCCATTTTCATTTCATTTAGTTCCCTTCCTGATTCCTTTCACCgttttcattctctttattttctctcacaTTCAACAGCTTCTTTTCGAATGGATTTATaaagtaaaatgagaaaaaatttCATCATATATGAAATAACTTTAGGAATCCCTTTGTGAAAGAAATTGTGAAAAGGAACCGTTCAAACACTAAAGAGAACGAAAATTCATTTACAAAGGGATTCTAGATCGCAAAGGGAATCCGTTAGACATGTCTAACTTGTCATCAATTTGAAGTCAAGTGTTTGAATTATGCAGTATTACCGTTTGAGCTCAAAATTCCTCATTTATGTTTGCACTTCACAATGATGTAGGGCATGCGTCAGCTTCATTGTTTGTCGTATTGCATCGATCGATCGAGAGAGAAATGGTAAGATGTCGCCTTTGATTGCTACAGGTGCTGAGAACCTGAGCCAATCGTTTTCTTGACAAGAGAATCCATGTAGACAGAGATGGTTCTGTTATTTTCTGCTTTATCTGGACCTGGGGGTACTTATCCCTACATAATCTGTTCGGTTTTTACTTGTGCGTCTGATCGATGTTGGGTTGGCATTGtatgcagcagcaacaacaacaacaacaaaaaaaaaaagacgacGAAAGTATCACTCAGAAAAACAGGACGGCCAGTGTATAGATCGGAAAGCATCGTGTATGGAGTCCAAACACTTTTCAGTGGCGGAAAGGTGTTATTTTCCAACTAGATTGGTGATCTTTGCGATCGTA includes:
- the LOC133922812 gene encoding transcription factor TGAL1-like isoform X1, coding for MESRKGGAAAAAEDAGRAMPSFGAPQPTIHTDVNSMQPSRVTDFWALAQSAGFRIEDLASLSMNTLFNLKPNTHIINNDPLQFGSHGKPISASHINTTAAARTDPQTLAQQTGAQLNLVALPTRNIENWGESAMADSPRTDTSTDPDTDERNQMFEQGLLAGPTASDSSDKSRDKLDQKTLRRLAQNREAARKSRLRKKAYIQNLESSKLKLAQLEQELQRARQQGIFISTSVDQSQSMSGNGALAFDMEYARWLEEHNKHINELRAAFNAHAGDNDLRIIVESIMVHYEEIFRLKGVAAKADVFHVLSGMWKTPAERCFMWLGGFRSSELLKLLAGQLEPLTDQQLVGISNLQQSSQQAEDALSQGMEALQQSLAETLASGSLGPAGSSGNVANYMGQMAMAMGKLGTLENFLRQADNLRLQTLQQMQRILTTRQSARALLAISDYFSRLRALSSLWLARPRE